Proteins encoded by one window of Rhodamnia argentea isolate NSW1041297 chromosome 6, ASM2092103v1, whole genome shotgun sequence:
- the LOC115752218 gene encoding double-stranded RNA-binding protein 2 isoform X2, with the protein MYKNQLQELAQRSCFNLPSYTCIREGPDHAPRFKATVNFNGEVFESPNYCSTLRQAEHSAAEVALNSLSSRGPSHSLAARILDETGIYKNLLQEISQRVGAPLPQYTTFRSGLGHQPVFTGKVELAGIIFTGEPAKNKKQAEKNAAMAAWSSLKQLAKESATSPEAENNDELEQITVARALLHYRLKEKIALGNSPGGSIPFPKKFTTQNVRPTSPQPQPASTSKILPLICPKTMVPRSRPSSPAKDNLVPPRYSPSLECHGNRPQKFPAAGASPYVPINQFRASCRGIAPPVTIRSAMPVYSAPPHPPPARICTSVMQAPPARKEDVCQVQKEEPPAFVSSTPPNQSAPDVGVKNPEKSTLQEESAVVQSIDKLKI; encoded by the exons ATGTATAAGAACCAGCTGCAGGAGCTGGCGCAGAGGAGCTGCTTCAACTTGCCTTCTTACACTTGCATCCGGGAAGGCCCCGACCACGCGCCGCGCTTCAAGGCGACTGTTAATTTCAACGGCGAGGTCTTCGAGAGCCCTAACTACTGCTCCACTCTCCGCCAGGCAGAGCACTCCGCCGCCGAGGTCGCTCTCAACTCGCTTTCCTCTCGCGGTCCTTCTCACTCTCTCGCCGCTCGAATCCTG GACGAGACAGGAATATATAAGAACCTCTTGCAGGAGATTTCACAGAGAGTTGGAGCCCCATTGCCTCAATATACAACTTTCAGATCAGGGCTTGGtcaccaacctgttttcacagGGAAAGTAGAATTAGCTGGGATCATTTTCACTGGCGAGCCTGCTAAGAATAAGAAACAAGCGGAAAAGAATGCTGCTATGGCAGCGTGGTCATCTCTAAAACAAT TGGCAAAGGAATCCGCAACCTCGCCTGAAGCAGAGAACAATGATGAGCTTGAACAGATAACCGTAGCACGGGCCTTGCTACATTATCGTTTGAAGGAGAAGATAGCATTGGGCAACTCTCCTGGTGGCTCAATACCGTTTCCAAAGAAGTTCACAACTCAAAACGTTAGACCAACCAGCCCACAGCCGCAACCAGCAAGCACATCAAAGATCCTGCCTTTGATTTGCCCGAAGACGATGGTTCCTCGTAGCAGGCCGTCATCACCGGCAAAGGACAATCTTGTGCCGCCACGATATTCTCCATCTCTGGAATGCCATGGGAACCGACCTCAGAAGTTCCCTGCAGCAGGAGCATCTCCTTATGTACCGATCAACCAATTTAGAGCATCTTGCAGGGGCATTGCACCGCCCGTGACAATAAGAAGTGCCATGCCTGTGTACTCTGCTCCGCCTCATCCACCACCTGCCAGGATCTGCACTTCAGTAATGCAGGCC CCACCAGCTAGGAAGGAAGATGTATGTCAGGTCCAAAAAGAGGAGCCTCCAGCCTTTGTTTCTTCTACACCACCAAATCAGTCCGCCCCCGATGTAGGAGTCAAGAATCCCGAGAAAAGCACCCTGCAAGAAGAATCAGCGGTAGTACAGAGCATAGATAAACTTAAAATATAA
- the LOC115752205 gene encoding serine/threonine-protein phosphatase 6 regulatory subunit 3 isoform X1 — MFWKLPVLSASSPVESLLDKENYTLEELLDEEEIIQECKALNSRLINFLRDRAQVEQLLRYVIEEPPEDAESKRAFKFPFIACEIFTCEIDVILKTLVEEEELMDLLFSFLDPNRPHSALLAGYFSKVVVCLMLRKTVQLMNYVQAHEDVFRKLVDLIGITSIMEVLVRLVGADDHVYPNFLDVMQWLAESNLLEMIVDKLSPSCPPEVQANAAETLCAITRNSPSALATKLSSASFVERVFSHALEESPSISGLVHSLSVCISLLDPKRSAVSSSLLHSFRSQHMYECPITVNAETINAMLPRLGDLLVLLNVSSDQRVLPTTYGELRPPLGKHRLKIVEFIAVLMRTGNEAAEKELISSGTVLRVLNLFFEYPYNNALHHHVESIISSCFESKSTELADHLFRDCNLIKKMLETDKQPVLSGGDDKPTLPAAGKRAPKAGNLGHITRISNKLIQHGSVNSHIQNYLQENSEWSEWQANVLQERNAVENVFRWACGRPTALHDRTKDSDEDDLHDRDYDVAALANNLSQALRYKIYGNEDAEDHGALDRDDEDVYFDDESAEVVISSLRLGDDHGSSLFTNSNWFTFQDDRMDDANVGASSMEVMDEINLNGAANGGNSSSDDEVVVGEDEDLTGAKECPNVPSTSNSNLPNGSAPSAPSFFRFDMPDSEDIFVDRPLAEWVGWGDSADLQIGGSSVNPFVDHDDSDDKFSSQVEVVPDVSPSSSTEPVLSNGSIASTGSSDSSGGSDTSQKSAAVPSLFEEDVEFVGVELEGTEKAMEQALKEGIVGEAGPLKRNMTPKAPENDKSDEGEEGIKEFNDANYWRVDQEVAVLE, encoded by the exons ATGTTCTGGAAGCTTCCCGTTTTGTCCGCGTCCTCTCCC GTAGAGTCACTACTTGACAAGGAAAATTACACATTGGAGGAGCTTTTGGATGAAGAAGAGATTATCCAAGAATGCAAAGCTTTAAACAGTCGTCTAATTAACTT cCTGCGAGACAGAGCTCAAGTAGAGCAGTTGTTGCGGTACGTCATTGAAGAACCTCCTGAAGATGCTGAGAGCAAACGTGCTTTCAA GTTCCCCTTTATTGCCTGTGAGATATTTACTTGCGAGATCGACGTTATTCTCAAGACTTTagtggaggaagaggag CTAATGGACTTGCTCTTCTCATTCTTGGATCCAAACCGTCCTCATAGTGCATTGCTTGCCGGGTACTTTAGCAAG GTGGTTGTATGTCTCATGTTGCGGAAGACTGTTCAACTTATGAATTACGTTCAA GCTCATGAGGATGTTTTTCGCAAGCTTGTTGATTTGATCGGAATTACATCAATCATGGAG GTATTGGTGCGACTGGTAGGTGCTGATGACCATGTCTATCCAAATTTTTTGGATGTGATGCAATGGTTAGCTGAGAGCAATCTGCTGGAAATGATTGTTGATAAACTGAGTCCATCT TGCCCTCCTGAAGTTCAAGCTAATGCTGCTGAAACACTGTGTGCCATTACTCGTAATTCGCCATCAGCTTTAGCCACAAAACTTTCATCTGCGAG CTTTGTCGAGAGAGTCTTTAGTCATGCATTGGAAGAGTCGCCTTCGATATCTGGCCTTGTCCACTCACTTTCAGTCTGCATCTCTTTGCTGGATCCAAAAAGATCAGCGGTTTCTTCCTCTTTGCTTCATTCTTTCCGCAGTCAACACATGTATGAGTGCCCGATAACTGTTAATGCAGAGACTATTAATGCGATGCTTCCAAGACTTG GTGATTTGCTTGTGCTTTTGAACGTGTCATCAGACCAGAGGGTACTGCCCACAACATATGGAGAACTTAGGCCACCGCTTGGGAAGCATCGTCTAAAG ATTGTGGAGTTCATTGCAGTGTTGATGAGAACTGGCAATGAAGCTGCCGAGAAGGAATTGATTAGCTCAGGAACTGTTCTGCGGGTTCTGAATCTTTTCTTTGA GTACCCTTACAACAATGCGTTGCATCATCACGTGGAGAGTATCATATCATCGTGCTTTGAAAGCAAGAGCACAGAATTGGCTGATCATTTATTTCGAGATTGCAatttaataaagaaaatgtTGGAAACAGATAAACAGCCTGTTCTTTCTGGTGGTGATGATAAG CCAACTTTACCTGCTGCAGGAAAACGAGCTCCTAAAGCTGGGAATCTTGGACACATTACTCGGATCTCCAATAAGCTCATCCAACATGGTAGCGTCAATAGTCATATTCAGAACTATCTTCAG GAAAATAGTGAATGGAGTGAGTGGCAAGCTAATGTTCTTCAGGAGCGTAACGCAGTCGAAAATGTCTTCCGCTGGGCATGCGG CCGCCCAACTGCATTACATGATAGGACGAAGGATAGTGATGAAGATGACCTGCATGACAGAGATTATGATGTAGCAGCCCTAGCAAATAACTTAAGTCAGGCTTTGAGATACAAAATATACGGAAATGAGGATGCAGAG GATCATGGAGCTCTTGATCGAGATGATGAG GATGTTTACTTTGATGATGAATCTGCTGAAGTTGTTATATCATCCCTCAGACTTGGCGATGATCATGGGAG TAGTTTGTTCACAAACTCCAATTGGTTCACATTCCAAGATGACAGAATGGATGATGCAAATGTCGGTGCTTCATCTATGGAGGTGATGGATGAAATAAATCTGAATGGAGCTGCAAATGGCGGCAACAGCAGCAGCGATGACGAGGTGGTTGTAGGAGAGGATGAAGACTTAACTGGGGCTAAAGAATGCCCCAATGTCCCATCCACATCAAATTCGAATTTACCAAATGGAAGTGCTCCCTCGGCCCCGAGTTTCTTCCGTTTTGACATGCCTGATAGTGAGGATATATTCGTTGACAGACCTTTAGCTGAGTGGGTGGGATGGGGTGATTCAGCTGATTTGCAGATAGGTGGTTCGAGTGTGAATCCATTTGTTGATCATGACGACTCAGATGACAAATTTTCCAGTCAAGTTGAGGTGGTGCCAGATGTCAGTCCCTCCTCAAGCACAGAACCTGTACTATCTAATGGCTCAATTGCCAGTACTGGCTCCAGTGACAGTTCAGGGGGAAGTGACACAAGTCAGAAATCTGCTGCTGTACCCTCATTGTTTGAAGAGGATGTGGAATTTGTGGGCGTGGAATTAGAAGGAACTGAGAAGGCGATGGAGCAGGCTTTGAAGGAGGGGATAGTTGGGGAGGCGGGCCCACTGAAAAGGAACATGACTCCTAAGGCCCCTGAAAATGATAAGTCTGACGAGGGCGAGGAGGGGATCAAGGAGTTTAATGACGCAAACTATTGGAGGGTCGACCAGGAGGTTGCGGTCTTGGAGTAA
- the LOC115752205 gene encoding serine/threonine-protein phosphatase 6 regulatory subunit 3 isoform X2, whose protein sequence is MFWKLPVLSASSPVESLLDKENYTLEELLDEEEIIQECKALNSRLINFLRDRAQVEQLLRYVIEEPPEDAESKRAFKFPFIACEIFTCEIDVILKTLVEEEELMDLLFSFLDPNRPHSALLAGYFSKVVVCLMLRKTVQLMNYVQAHEDVFRKLVDLIGITSIMEVLVRLVGADDHVYPNFLDVMQWLAESNLLEMIVDKLSPSCPPEVQANAAETLCAITRNSPSALATKLSSASFVERVFSHALEESPSISGLVHSLSVCISLLDPKRSAVSSSLLHSFRSQHMYECPITVNAETINAMLPRLGDLLVLLNVSSDQRVLPTTYGELRPPLGKHRLKIVEFIAVLMRTGNEAAEKELISSGTVLRVLNLFFEYPYNNALHHHVESIISSCFESKSTELADHLFRDCNLIKKMLETDKQPVLSGGDDKPTLPAAGKRAPKAGNLGHITRISNKLIQHGSVNSHIQNYLQENSEWSEWQANVLQERNAVENVFRWACGRPTALHDRTKDSDEDDLHDRDYDVAALANNLSQALRYKIYGNEDAEDHGALDRDDEDVYFDDESAEVVISSLRLGDDHGSLFTNSNWFTFQDDRMDDANVGASSMEVMDEINLNGAANGGNSSSDDEVVVGEDEDLTGAKECPNVPSTSNSNLPNGSAPSAPSFFRFDMPDSEDIFVDRPLAEWVGWGDSADLQIGGSSVNPFVDHDDSDDKFSSQVEVVPDVSPSSSTEPVLSNGSIASTGSSDSSGGSDTSQKSAAVPSLFEEDVEFVGVELEGTEKAMEQALKEGIVGEAGPLKRNMTPKAPENDKSDEGEEGIKEFNDANYWRVDQEVAVLE, encoded by the exons ATGTTCTGGAAGCTTCCCGTTTTGTCCGCGTCCTCTCCC GTAGAGTCACTACTTGACAAGGAAAATTACACATTGGAGGAGCTTTTGGATGAAGAAGAGATTATCCAAGAATGCAAAGCTTTAAACAGTCGTCTAATTAACTT cCTGCGAGACAGAGCTCAAGTAGAGCAGTTGTTGCGGTACGTCATTGAAGAACCTCCTGAAGATGCTGAGAGCAAACGTGCTTTCAA GTTCCCCTTTATTGCCTGTGAGATATTTACTTGCGAGATCGACGTTATTCTCAAGACTTTagtggaggaagaggag CTAATGGACTTGCTCTTCTCATTCTTGGATCCAAACCGTCCTCATAGTGCATTGCTTGCCGGGTACTTTAGCAAG GTGGTTGTATGTCTCATGTTGCGGAAGACTGTTCAACTTATGAATTACGTTCAA GCTCATGAGGATGTTTTTCGCAAGCTTGTTGATTTGATCGGAATTACATCAATCATGGAG GTATTGGTGCGACTGGTAGGTGCTGATGACCATGTCTATCCAAATTTTTTGGATGTGATGCAATGGTTAGCTGAGAGCAATCTGCTGGAAATGATTGTTGATAAACTGAGTCCATCT TGCCCTCCTGAAGTTCAAGCTAATGCTGCTGAAACACTGTGTGCCATTACTCGTAATTCGCCATCAGCTTTAGCCACAAAACTTTCATCTGCGAG CTTTGTCGAGAGAGTCTTTAGTCATGCATTGGAAGAGTCGCCTTCGATATCTGGCCTTGTCCACTCACTTTCAGTCTGCATCTCTTTGCTGGATCCAAAAAGATCAGCGGTTTCTTCCTCTTTGCTTCATTCTTTCCGCAGTCAACACATGTATGAGTGCCCGATAACTGTTAATGCAGAGACTATTAATGCGATGCTTCCAAGACTTG GTGATTTGCTTGTGCTTTTGAACGTGTCATCAGACCAGAGGGTACTGCCCACAACATATGGAGAACTTAGGCCACCGCTTGGGAAGCATCGTCTAAAG ATTGTGGAGTTCATTGCAGTGTTGATGAGAACTGGCAATGAAGCTGCCGAGAAGGAATTGATTAGCTCAGGAACTGTTCTGCGGGTTCTGAATCTTTTCTTTGA GTACCCTTACAACAATGCGTTGCATCATCACGTGGAGAGTATCATATCATCGTGCTTTGAAAGCAAGAGCACAGAATTGGCTGATCATTTATTTCGAGATTGCAatttaataaagaaaatgtTGGAAACAGATAAACAGCCTGTTCTTTCTGGTGGTGATGATAAG CCAACTTTACCTGCTGCAGGAAAACGAGCTCCTAAAGCTGGGAATCTTGGACACATTACTCGGATCTCCAATAAGCTCATCCAACATGGTAGCGTCAATAGTCATATTCAGAACTATCTTCAG GAAAATAGTGAATGGAGTGAGTGGCAAGCTAATGTTCTTCAGGAGCGTAACGCAGTCGAAAATGTCTTCCGCTGGGCATGCGG CCGCCCAACTGCATTACATGATAGGACGAAGGATAGTGATGAAGATGACCTGCATGACAGAGATTATGATGTAGCAGCCCTAGCAAATAACTTAAGTCAGGCTTTGAGATACAAAATATACGGAAATGAGGATGCAGAG GATCATGGAGCTCTTGATCGAGATGATGAG GATGTTTACTTTGATGATGAATCTGCTGAAGTTGTTATATCATCCCTCAGACTTGGCGATGATCATGGGAG TTTGTTCACAAACTCCAATTGGTTCACATTCCAAGATGACAGAATGGATGATGCAAATGTCGGTGCTTCATCTATGGAGGTGATGGATGAAATAAATCTGAATGGAGCTGCAAATGGCGGCAACAGCAGCAGCGATGACGAGGTGGTTGTAGGAGAGGATGAAGACTTAACTGGGGCTAAAGAATGCCCCAATGTCCCATCCACATCAAATTCGAATTTACCAAATGGAAGTGCTCCCTCGGCCCCGAGTTTCTTCCGTTTTGACATGCCTGATAGTGAGGATATATTCGTTGACAGACCTTTAGCTGAGTGGGTGGGATGGGGTGATTCAGCTGATTTGCAGATAGGTGGTTCGAGTGTGAATCCATTTGTTGATCATGACGACTCAGATGACAAATTTTCCAGTCAAGTTGAGGTGGTGCCAGATGTCAGTCCCTCCTCAAGCACAGAACCTGTACTATCTAATGGCTCAATTGCCAGTACTGGCTCCAGTGACAGTTCAGGGGGAAGTGACACAAGTCAGAAATCTGCTGCTGTACCCTCATTGTTTGAAGAGGATGTGGAATTTGTGGGCGTGGAATTAGAAGGAACTGAGAAGGCGATGGAGCAGGCTTTGAAGGAGGGGATAGTTGGGGAGGCGGGCCCACTGAAAAGGAACATGACTCCTAAGGCCCCTGAAAATGATAAGTCTGACGAGGGCGAGGAGGGGATCAAGGAGTTTAATGACGCAAACTATTGGAGGGTCGACCAGGAGGTTGCGGTCTTGGAGTAA
- the LOC115752211 gene encoding homeobox-leucine zipper protein REVOLUTA — MAMTMVPHRESSSGSINRHLTDSGKYVRYTAEQVEALERVYAECPKPTSLRRQQLIRECPILSNIEPKQIKVWFQNRRCREKQRKEASRLQTVNRKLSAMNKLLMEENDRLQKQVSQLVCENGYMRQQLHTTSATTTDASCDSVVTTPQHSLRDANNPAGLLSIAEETLAEFLSKATGTAVDWVQMPGMKPGPDSVGIFAISQSCSGVAARACGLVSLEPTKIVEILKDRPSWFRDCRSLEVFTMFPAGNGGTIELVYTQIYAPTTLAPARDLWTLRYTMTLENGSLVVCERSLSGSGAGPNPAAAPQFVRGEMLPSGYLIRPCEGGGSIIHIVDHLNLEAWSVPEVLRPLYESSKVVAQRITIAALRYIRQIAQETSGEVVYGLGRQPAVLRTFSQRLSRGFNDALNGFNDGGWSLMNGDGAEDVIIAVNFSKKLNAASNPVNPLPFVGGILCAKASMLLQSVPPAVLVRFLREHRSEWADFNVDAYSAASIKACPFGYPGMRPTRFTGSQIIMPLGHTIEQEEMLEVIRLEGHSLAQDDAFVSRDIHLLQICSGIDENAVGVCSELIFAPIDEMFPDDAPLLPSGFRVIPLDSKSSDVQDSLTSHRTLDLTSSLEVGPASTNCVGDVSSSHGARSVLTIAFQFPFDANMQDNVATMARQYVRSVISSVQRVAMVISPSGLGPSINPKLSQGSPEALTLANWVCQSYSFYLGTELLGSDSLGADSVLKNLWSHPDAILCCSLKSIPVFIFANQAGLDMLETTLVALQDVTLDKIFDEPVRKELCPEFTKLMQEGFAYLPTGICMSTMGRHVSYEQAIAWKVVSAEENTVHCLAFSFVNWSFV; from the exons ATGGCGATGACGATGGTGCCTCACAGAGAGAGCAGCAGTGGAAGCATCAACAGGCACTTGACCGACTCGGGCAAGTACGTGAGGTACACAGCAGAGCAAGTGGAAGCTCTCGAGAGGGTCTATGCAGAATGCCCTAAGCCCACCTCTTTGCGCAGACAACAGCTGATTCGGGAGTGCCCCATTTTGTCCAACATCGAGCCTAAGCAGATCAAAGTCTGGTTTCAGAATCGCAG GTGTCGTGAGAAGCAGAGAAAAGAGGCCTCAAGACTCCAGACAGTGAATAGGAAACTGTCGGCCATGAACAAGCTCTTGATGGAGGAGAATGATCGGCTGCAGAAGCAGGTTTCGCAATTGGTATGCGAAAATGGCTACATGCGTCAGCAACTCCATACT ACATCGGCTACTACCACCGATGCAAGCTGCGACTCTGTCGTTACCACTCCTCAGCACTCTCTCAGAGATGCAAATAACCCTGCTGG GCTCCTCTCCATTGCAGAGGAGACATTGGCGGAGTTCCTCTCCAAGGCTACAGGAACTGCTGTCGATTGGGTTCAAATGCCTGGGATGAAG CCTGGTCCGGATTCGGTTGGAATCTTCGCCATTTCACAAAGTTGCAGTGGAGTGGCTGCTCGAGCCTGTGGTCTTGTTAGTTTAGAACCAACCAAG ATTGTCGAGATTCTCAAGGATCGTCCTTCGTGGTTCCGGGACTGTCGGAGCCTTGAAGTCTTCACCATGTTTCCTGCTGGAAATGGTGGGACCATCGAACTTGTTTACACTCAG ATTTATGCTCCAACTACTCTGGCTCCTGCACGAGATTTATGGACTCTCAGATATACCATGACTCTAGAAAATGGCAGTCTTGTG GTATGTGAGAGATCTCTGTCCGGATCTGGTGCTGGCCCTAACCCAGCTGCAGCACCTCAATTTGTGAGAGGTGAAATGCTTCCTAGTGGCTATTTGATTCGCCCATGTGAGGGTGGAGGATCAATCATTCACATTGTTGACCACCTCAATCTCGAG GCTTGGAGTGTTCCTGAGGTTCTTCGACCGCTTTACGAATCATCCAAAGTTGTGGCCCAGAGAATTACTATTGCG GCTCTTCGATATATCCGGCAAATTGCTCAGGAGACGAGTGGGGAGGTGGTTTATGGTTTGGGAAGGCAGCCAGCAGTTTTGAGAACTTTCAGTCAAAGATTGAGCAG AGGCTTTAATGATGCACTAAACGGATTCAATGATGGTGGGTGGTCATTGATGAATGGTGACGGTGCCGAAGATGTCATAATTGCAGTTAATTTCTCTAAAAAGTTGAATGCCGCATCAAATCCTGTTAATCCCCTTCCATTTGTGGGGGGAATTCTATGTGCCAAGGCTTCCATGTTACTCCAA AGTGTCCCTCCTGCTGTGTTGGTCCGGTTTCTGAGGGAGCACCGCTCAGAATGGGCTGATTTCAATGTGGATGCTTATTCTGCTGCATCAATAAAAGCTTGTCCATTTGGCTATCCTGGTATGAGGCCCACAAGATTTACTGGGAGTCAAATCATCATGCCTCTTGGTCACACAATTGAGCAGGAAGAG ATGCTTGAAGTTATCCGTCTTGAAGGCCATTCTCTTGCTCAAGATGATGCTTTTGTATCAAGAGATATTCATCTTTTGCAG ATCTGCAGCGGGATAGACGAGAATGCAGTTGGAGTATGTTCCGAACTTATTTTTGCACCAATTGATGAAATGTTTCCTGATGATGCTCCATTGCTACCCTCTGGTTTCCGTGTCATACCACTGGATTCAAAATCA TCTGATGTACAGGATTCTCTAACATCACATCGGACCCTTGATCTGACATCGAGTCTTGAGGTGGGGCCTGCATCAACAAATTGCGTTGGAGATGTTTCGTCGAGCCATGGTGCACGATCAGTTCTGACTATCGCCTTCCAGTTCCCATTTGATGCCAACATGCAGGATAATGTGGCGACCATGGCAAGGCAGTATGTCCGCAGCGTTATTTCGTCCGTGCAGCGGGTTGCCATGGTCATATCTCCATCCGGCTTGGGCCCTTCCATTAACCCCAAGCTTTCACAGGGATCTCCAGAAGCTCTAACACTTGCTAATTGGGTCTGCCAGAGTTACAG CTTCTATCTAGGAACAGAGTTGCTGGGATCTGATTCACTTGGTGCTGATTCCGTGTTGAAGAATCTTTGGAGTCATCCGGACGCCATATTGTGTTGTTCATTGAAG TCCATTCCAGTTTTCATCTTTGCAAACCAGGCGGGACTTGACATGCTAGAGACCACTTTGGTGGCTCTACAAGATGTCACTTTGGATAAGATATTTGACGAGCCTGTCCGCAAAGAATTGTGCCCCGAGTTCACTAAGTTAATGCAAGAG GGGTTCGCATACTTGCCCACTGGAATTTGCATGTCGACCATGGGGCGGCACGTCTCGTATGAACAAGCGATCGCGTGGAAGGTCGTTTCCGCGGAGGAGAACACTGTCCATTGCCTCGCTTTCTCTTTTGTGAATTGGTCTTTTGTGTGA
- the LOC115752218 gene encoding double-stranded RNA-binding protein 2 isoform X1 — translation MYKNQLQELAQRSCFNLPSYTCIREGPDHAPRFKATVNFNGEVFESPNYCSTLRQAEHSAAEVALNSLSSRGPSHSLAARILDETGIYKNLLQEISQRVGAPLPQYTTFRSGLGHQPVFTGKVELAGIIFTGEPAKNKKQAEKNAAMAAWSSLKQLAKESATSPEAENNDELEQITVARALLHYRLKEKIALGNSPGGSIPFPKKFTTQNVRPTSPQPQPASTSKILPLICPKTMVPRSRPSSPAKDNLVPPRYSPSLECHGNRPQKFPAAGASPYVPINQFRASCRGIAPPVTIRSAMPVYSAPPHPPPARICTSVMQAPPVRIAPPVSIRQAVPVFAAPPARKEDVCQVQKEEPPAFVSSTPPNQSAPDVGVKNPEKSTLQEESAVVQSIDKLKI, via the exons ATGTATAAGAACCAGCTGCAGGAGCTGGCGCAGAGGAGCTGCTTCAACTTGCCTTCTTACACTTGCATCCGGGAAGGCCCCGACCACGCGCCGCGCTTCAAGGCGACTGTTAATTTCAACGGCGAGGTCTTCGAGAGCCCTAACTACTGCTCCACTCTCCGCCAGGCAGAGCACTCCGCCGCCGAGGTCGCTCTCAACTCGCTTTCCTCTCGCGGTCCTTCTCACTCTCTCGCCGCTCGAATCCTG GACGAGACAGGAATATATAAGAACCTCTTGCAGGAGATTTCACAGAGAGTTGGAGCCCCATTGCCTCAATATACAACTTTCAGATCAGGGCTTGGtcaccaacctgttttcacagGGAAAGTAGAATTAGCTGGGATCATTTTCACTGGCGAGCCTGCTAAGAATAAGAAACAAGCGGAAAAGAATGCTGCTATGGCAGCGTGGTCATCTCTAAAACAAT TGGCAAAGGAATCCGCAACCTCGCCTGAAGCAGAGAACAATGATGAGCTTGAACAGATAACCGTAGCACGGGCCTTGCTACATTATCGTTTGAAGGAGAAGATAGCATTGGGCAACTCTCCTGGTGGCTCAATACCGTTTCCAAAGAAGTTCACAACTCAAAACGTTAGACCAACCAGCCCACAGCCGCAACCAGCAAGCACATCAAAGATCCTGCCTTTGATTTGCCCGAAGACGATGGTTCCTCGTAGCAGGCCGTCATCACCGGCAAAGGACAATCTTGTGCCGCCACGATATTCTCCATCTCTGGAATGCCATGGGAACCGACCTCAGAAGTTCCCTGCAGCAGGAGCATCTCCTTATGTACCGATCAACCAATTTAGAGCATCTTGCAGGGGCATTGCACCGCCCGTGACAATAAGAAGTGCCATGCCTGTGTACTCTGCTCCGCCTCATCCACCACCTGCCAGGATCTGCACTTCAGTAATGCAGGCCCCACCAGTGCGGATTGCCCCTCCCGTGTCTATTAGGCAAGCTGTGCCGGTATTTGCCGCTCCACCAGCTAGGAAGGAAGATGTATGTCAGGTCCAAAAAGAGGAGCCTCCAGCCTTTGTTTCTTCTACACCACCAAATCAGTCCGCCCCCGATGTAGGAGTCAAGAATCCCGAGAAAAGCACCCTGCAAGAAGAATCAGCGGTAGTACAGAGCATAGATAAACTTAAAATATAA